A single genomic interval of Crocosphaera sp. UHCC 0190 harbors:
- a CDS encoding DUF3086 domain-containing protein: MNSDPSQSPKPDITPDVEENFVENFPLSPDEEKLEPLILPASENKETSATELPVEIASTLNPQPQATLNLETQIQQLSQQVDSLQQQKKALTAEIEALEIRKAQKLVEQTQDIEQVLRQMVQEGLKELQQQKQTLEMSVEQLERRRDRIREEMKTTFAGISQDLAIRVQGFKDYLVGSLQDLAAAAEQLELPTGETWTTPPETPTPPPPSSPNAQFAPQAFAEQTRRIQQILDQYRKNPDYYGPPWQLRRTFEPIHAERVQQWFFKQGGRGTIRSMGSRLQNILVASAVISVLNQLHGDRTRFLILANSPERLGEWRRGLQDCLGISRGDFGPEKGVVLFESPEALIQKAERLVEEQFLPIVIIDETEEQINLSLLQFPLWLAFAPDPQQMSSYLY; encoded by the coding sequence ATGAATTCAGACCCCTCCCAGTCCCCCAAACCAGACATAACTCCTGATGTTGAAGAAAACTTCGTCGAAAATTTCCCCCTTTCACCAGACGAGGAAAAACTTGAACCTCTGATCCTTCCTGCTTCCGAAAATAAGGAAACCTCAGCCACAGAATTACCTGTTGAGATCGCTTCAACCCTCAACCCTCAACCCCAAGCAACTCTAAACCTAGAAACTCAGATTCAACAACTCAGCCAACAAGTTGACTCCCTACAACAGCAAAAAAAAGCATTAACCGCAGAAATTGAAGCTTTAGAAATCAGGAAAGCCCAAAAACTGGTGGAACAAACCCAAGATATTGAACAAGTTTTGCGTCAAATGGTTCAAGAAGGGTTAAAAGAACTTCAGCAACAAAAACAAACTCTAGAAATGTCCGTTGAACAACTCGAACGCCGTCGAGATCGCATTCGGGAGGAAATGAAGACTACTTTTGCCGGAATTTCCCAGGATTTAGCGATTCGGGTACAAGGGTTTAAAGATTATCTGGTTGGGAGTTTACAAGATTTAGCGGCCGCTGCGGAACAATTAGAATTACCGACGGGAGAAACTTGGACAACTCCCCCCGAAACCCCGACACCTCCCCCCCCAAGTTCCCCTAATGCCCAGTTTGCGCCCCAAGCTTTTGCAGAGCAAACCCGCAGAATTCAACAAATTCTTGATCAGTATCGCAAAAATCCTGATTATTATGGGCCGCCTTGGCAATTGCGTCGTACCTTTGAACCCATTCACGCCGAGCGTGTGCAACAATGGTTCTTTAAGCAAGGGGGACGGGGAACTATTCGTTCTATGGGTAGTCGCCTACAAAATATTTTAGTGGCCTCAGCCGTAATTTCGGTGCTTAATCAGTTACATGGCGATCGCACTCGCTTCCTTATCCTAGCCAATAGTCCCGAAAGACTGGGAGAATGGCGACGAGGACTACAAGACTGTTTAGGCATTTCTCGCGGTGACTTTGGTCCAGAAAAGGGTGTAGTCTTATTTGAGTCCCCAGAAGCACTAATACAGAAGGCGGAGAGGTTGGTCGAGGAGCAATTTCTACCCATAGTCATCATTGACGAAACAGAGGAACAAATTAACCTTTCTCTCTTACAATTTCCTTTGTGGTTAGCGTTTGCGCCTGATCCCCAACAAATGTCCAGTTATCTCTATTAA
- the plsY gene encoding glycerol-3-phosphate 1-O-acyltransferase PlsY, translated as MAWLISALLILVDYLLGSIPTGYFTGLYLEGIDIREHGSGSTGATNVLRTIGKRAAIFVLTVDLAKAMLAVVLIKLWFFLSPVDLVPLEWKSWLMVFGAIAAVLGHSKSIFLNFTGGKSVAASLGVLLVLNPIIALGTLGSFLAMLAISRIVSLSSITGVIAVNIMMVALNQPLPYCLFGVIVGIYVIVRHRTNIIRLLEGTEPRIGQKLQKEEAKPI; from the coding sequence ATGGCTTGGCTAATTAGTGCATTATTGATCTTAGTTGACTACTTACTCGGTTCAATTCCCACTGGTTATTTTACCGGATTGTACCTCGAAGGAATTGATATTCGAGAACATGGTTCTGGTTCAACGGGGGCCACCAATGTCCTGCGAACCATTGGTAAACGAGCAGCTATCTTTGTTTTAACAGTAGATCTCGCTAAAGCTATGTTAGCGGTTGTTTTAATCAAATTATGGTTTTTCTTGTCCCCTGTAGACCTGGTTCCCCTGGAATGGAAATCCTGGTTAATGGTTTTTGGAGCGATCGCGGCTGTCTTGGGTCACAGTAAGTCCATTTTTCTCAATTTTACCGGAGGAAAATCTGTGGCCGCCAGTTTAGGGGTTTTGTTGGTGCTTAACCCCATCATTGCTTTGGGAACCCTTGGCAGTTTTTTGGCAATGTTGGCCATTTCTCGCATTGTTTCTTTGAGTTCCATCACAGGAGTAATCGCGGTTAATATTATGATGGTGGCCTTAAATCAACCCTTACCCTATTGTTTATTTGGGGTGATTGTGGGAATTTATGTAATTGTTCGTCATCGGACTAATATTATTCGTCTTTTGGAAGGAACAGAACCGAGAATTGGGCAAAAATTACAGAAAGAAGAAGCAAAACCGATCTAA
- the lnt gene encoding apolipoprotein N-acyltransferase, which translates to MKILLVAFSGLLMGLTTAPFSAFYLAWIALIPLWLFTILDDKNNPKLTLKNFIFSPKTLMAFVWGFCYHGFALFWITGIHPMTWMGVPWLVSLFIAAFCWVFITVWGAILVTFWSFLIRWFNLKNTNKLGFKNGLIKAISRVIVGAAIWCLLELIWNQGALWWTSLSYTQSPHNLGILQLTKLSGYSTVTAAIVAVNGLIAESLILGQNNHKNKAQSLSLLITAILMFISLHLIGLLLYNQPIINNENQAIKVGIIQGNIPNTIKLYPEGWKKAIEGYTKGYETLAIQDVDLVITPETALPFDWNYIVNNSSFYTAILNKKVPVILGAFGSQGTSYTNSLLMITETGKILSRFDKVKLVPLGEYIPFENILGKIINRLSPLDSHLAAGKPDQIFKTPFGQAITGICYESAFSEHFRRQAKAGGEFIITASNNAHYSQIMPAQHHAQDIIRAIETDRWMARATNTGYSAIINPHGDTLWISDLNTYQLHQDTIYRRNTQTLYVKWGDWLSIILCLISGFLVLIKL; encoded by the coding sequence ATGAAAATTTTATTAGTCGCTTTCAGTGGTTTATTAATGGGGTTGACAACGGCTCCATTTTCTGCTTTTTATTTGGCTTGGATCGCCTTAATTCCCTTGTGGTTATTCACAATTTTAGATGATAAAAATAACCCTAAATTAACTCTAAAAAATTTTATTTTCAGTCCAAAAACCTTGATGGCATTTGTTTGGGGATTTTGTTATCATGGTTTTGCTTTATTCTGGATTACCGGAATTCATCCCATGACTTGGATGGGAGTTCCTTGGTTAGTAAGTTTATTTATTGCTGCATTTTGTTGGGTTTTTATTACAGTTTGGGGTGCGATATTAGTTACTTTTTGGTCATTTTTAATCCGTTGGTTTAATCTAAAAAATACTAATAAATTAGGCTTTAAAAATGGATTAATTAAAGCAATTTCAAGGGTAATTGTTGGGGCAGCTATCTGGTGTTTGTTAGAATTAATTTGGAATCAAGGTGCTTTATGGTGGACTTCTTTATCTTATACTCAGAGTCCCCATAATTTAGGGATTTTACAACTGACTAAATTATCCGGTTATTCAACCGTAACTGCTGCTATTGTTGCCGTTAATGGTTTGATAGCAGAGTCCCTTATCTTAGGGCAAAACAATCATAAAAATAAAGCTCAATCTTTAAGTTTATTAATCACTGCAATCTTAATGTTTATTAGCTTACATTTAATTGGATTATTATTATATAATCAACCTATTATTAATAATGAGAATCAAGCCATTAAAGTCGGAATTATTCAAGGAAATATCCCCAATACTATTAAACTTTATCCTGAAGGATGGAAAAAAGCCATTGAAGGTTATACAAAAGGCTATGAAACCTTAGCTATTCAAGATGTTGATTTAGTAATTACCCCAGAAACCGCCTTACCCTTTGATTGGAATTATATTGTTAATAATAGTTCATTTTATACGGCAATTTTAAACAAAAAAGTCCCTGTAATTTTAGGAGCATTTGGTAGTCAAGGAACAAGTTATACTAATAGTTTATTGATGATTACAGAAACAGGTAAAATCTTAAGTCGCTTTGATAAAGTCAAATTAGTGCCTTTAGGTGAATATATCCCTTTTGAAAACATTCTCGGTAAAATCATTAATAGACTTTCTCCCTTAGATAGTCATTTAGCAGCAGGAAAACCAGATCAAATTTTTAAGACTCCTTTTGGTCAAGCTATTACAGGAATTTGTTATGAATCTGCCTTTAGTGAGCATTTTCGTCGCCAAGCAAAAGCAGGAGGAGAGTTTATTATTACCGCTTCCAATAATGCCCATTATAGTCAAATAATGCCCGCCCAACATCATGCACAGGATATCATTCGCGCCATTGAAACCGATAGATGGATGGCCAGAGCAACCAATACAGGATATTCCGCAATTATTAATCCTCACGGGGATACTTTATGGATATCTGATCTTAATACCTACCAATTACATCAAGATACAATTTATCGCAGAAACACCCAAACCTTATATGTTAAATGGGGAGATTGGTTAAGCATAATATTATGTCTTATTTCAGGCTTTTTGGTATTGATAAAACTTTAA
- a CDS encoding DUF2993 domain-containing protein, translating to MPTPHSGYVTLNVEHFWGNYCPMEWFTILLSSFIAAITPVGFIVDTVVANTLRAQVAGVEELAVRVDNTPSYQPIQGKVDRIRIASRGLEPIENLRIDSFELETDPLDFDLNRIQQPGGIKKLRESLRKPFQGAFRMVIKETDLNQALESPNIKVQIQKLLDQVLPPQAPRFEIVKLRLNFLQENRLGLEVELKQEAEEGQESNQLDITAEVSFQVEGGRSIKLIDLSATLNERKLSQRFLGLLTEGINQQLDLAIFENQGFIARILKLNLNEDTLDIVAFFRLNPASAEEP from the coding sequence TTGCCCACCCCGCACTCAGGTTATGTTACTCTCAACGTAGAACATTTTTGGGGAAATTATTGTCCTATGGAATGGTTTACCATTCTTCTCTCCAGTTTCATTGCGGCCATTACCCCGGTGGGGTTCATTGTCGATACTGTTGTCGCTAACACCCTACGGGCCCAAGTTGCCGGGGTTGAAGAATTAGCGGTTCGGGTTGATAATACCCCCAGTTATCAACCCATTCAGGGGAAAGTTGATCGCATTCGTATTGCTAGTCGTGGCCTCGAACCCATTGAGAATCTGAGAATTGATTCTTTTGAACTAGAAACTGATCCCCTTGATTTCGATCTCAATCGTATCCAACAACCGGGAGGGATTAAAAAATTACGGGAATCTCTCCGTAAACCCTTTCAAGGGGCGTTTCGCATGGTGATCAAAGAAACTGATCTCAATCAAGCCCTGGAATCTCCTAATATTAAAGTTCAAATACAAAAACTGTTAGATCAAGTTCTTCCCCCACAAGCTCCTCGGTTTGAAATTGTAAAATTACGCCTCAATTTTTTGCAAGAAAATCGTTTAGGATTAGAAGTAGAATTGAAACAAGAAGCGGAAGAAGGACAAGAAAGTAATCAATTAGATATTACGGCTGAAGTGAGTTTTCAAGTGGAGGGAGGCCGTTCTATTAAACTCATTGATCTCAGTGCTACCCTCAACGAAAGAAAATTATCACAACGATTTTTAGGACTGTTAACGGAAGGCATTAATCAACAATTAGATTTAGCAATTTTTGAAAATCAAGGCTTCATAGCCAGAATTTTAAAGTTAAATCTCAATGAGGATACTTTAGATATTGTGGCATTTTTTCGCCTTAATCCGGCCTCGGCTGAGGAACCGTAA
- a CDS encoding CopG family transcriptional regulator encodes MTAQKLSISLPPSQVQFIENYKISKGCKSRSQVIEKALALLQEKELEAAYKQASQEIDEVWEITVTDGLSNETW; translated from the coding sequence ATGACGGCTCAAAAGTTATCGATTTCCTTACCACCATCCCAGGTGCAATTTATCGAGAATTATAAGATTAGCAAAGGTTGTAAATCTCGCTCGCAGGTCATCGAGAAAGCCTTAGCATTACTACAAGAAAAAGAATTAGAAGCAGCTTATAAACAAGCAAGTCAGGAAATTGACGAAGTTTGGGAAATAACCGTAACTGATGGACTAAGCAATGAAACGTGGTGA
- a CDS encoding DUF3119 family protein produces MTSLTSPSVGEQTIELAPSYKIPLVLIAIAIPLLLVQPWFSLPLALFGLFLLLQTVTIRLQFTPTSLDVYRSSKLLRHFPYAEWTNWRIFWNPVPILFYFREVNSIHFLPIIFDPKTLKACLEERCPLIK; encoded by the coding sequence ATGACTTCTCTCACTTCACCCTCCGTAGGCGAACAAACCATTGAATTAGCCCCTAGCTACAAAATTCCTCTGGTTTTGATCGCAATTGCGATTCCCCTTCTCTTAGTACAACCTTGGTTCAGCTTACCCTTAGCTCTGTTTGGTCTATTTCTCTTATTACAAACCGTAACGATTCGCTTACAGTTTACCCCAACCTCCTTAGATGTTTACCGTTCCAGTAAGCTTCTTCGCCACTTCCCCTATGCTGAATGGACAAACTGGCGTATTTTCTGGAATCCCGTCCCCATTTTATTTTATTTTCGGGAAGTCAACAGCATTCACTTTCTGCCGATTATTTTTGATCCCAAAACCCTAAAAGCTTGTTTAGAAGAACGCTGTCCCCTGATAAAATAA
- a CDS encoding type II toxin-antitoxin system PemK/MazF family toxin has translation MKRGEIYYANLDPAMGSEMAKRRPVLIVSNDINNRAASTITILPLTSNVTRVYPFEVLIQPSESGLPVPSKVQAQQVRTISKERIQESAIGILSEAIMELVNAALRLHLDI, from the coding sequence ATGAAACGTGGTGAGATTTACTACGCTAACCTTGATCCTGCTATGGGTTCAGAAATGGCAAAACGCCGTCCTGTTTTGATTGTAAGCAATGATATAAATAATCGTGCTGCTTCTACCATCACTATTCTTCCCCTTACCTCTAATGTTACTCGTGTTTATCCCTTTGAGGTTTTGATACAACCCTCTGAGAGTGGTTTACCCGTCCCTTCTAAAGTGCAAGCACAACAGGTAAGAACCATCTCTAAAGAACGTATTCAGGAGTCAGCGATTGGAATCTTGAGTGAAGCCATTATGGAATTAGTAAATGCAGCCTTAAGACTTCATTTGGACATTTAG
- a CDS encoding GerMN domain-containing protein has translation MQDNNHQRRSSVAFIAGVIAAVLATGGGAAWWALNNLTQSPQTTSPNPTESPVNQESSTQQRGAIYWLDTTGDRLKLKSSPVIAQKSLTAEEVLRTALEGLLSGSNTENESTTIPPNTKLLSLKLDKEGVHLNLSSEFTTGGGSASMTGRLAQLLYTATSLEPKAKVWLSVDGKPLDVLGGEGLMIEQPMTRQWFEENFEL, from the coding sequence ATGCAGGATAATAATCATCAACGTCGTTCCTCCGTCGCCTTTATTGCTGGAGTCATTGCTGCCGTTTTAGCAACGGGAGGTGGGGCCGCTTGGTGGGCCTTAAATAATTTAACCCAGTCCCCTCAAACCACTTCCCCAAACCCTACAGAAAGTCCAGTTAACCAAGAGTCAAGCACTCAACAACGGGGAGCCATTTATTGGTTAGATACCACAGGCGATCGCCTAAAATTAAAAAGTAGTCCGGTTATCGCCCAAAAGTCTCTGACGGCTGAAGAAGTCTTACGAACGGCATTAGAAGGCTTATTATCGGGGTCAAATACTGAGAATGAATCTACTACCATTCCCCCAAATACCAAGCTACTAAGCCTCAAATTAGACAAAGAAGGAGTCCATCTCAATCTATCTTCAGAATTTACCACAGGGGGCGGCAGTGCTTCGATGACTGGTCGTTTAGCTCAACTTTTGTATACAGCCACCAGTTTAGAACCTAAAGCCAAAGTTTGGTTATCCGTTGACGGAAAACCTTTGGATGTGTTAGGAGGAGAAGGATTGATGATTGAACAACCTATGACCCGTCAATGGTTTGAAGAAAATTTTGAATTGTAA
- the fba gene encoding class II fructose-bisphosphate aldolase (catalyzes the reversible aldol condensation of dihydroxyacetonephosphate and glyceraldehyde 3-phosphate in the Calvin cycle, glycolysis, and/or gluconeogenesis), with product MALVPMRLLLDHAAENGYGIPAFNVNNLEQILSIMQAADETDSPVILQASRGARKYAGENFLRHLILAAAESYPHIPIAMHQDHGNSPATCYSAIRNGFTSVMMDGSLEADAKTPASFEYNVSVTAEVVKVAHSVGASVEGELGCLGSLETGKGEAEDGHGFEGALSHDQLLTDPEEAVEFVTKTQVDALAVAIGTSHGAYKFTKKPTGDVLAISRIQEIHALLPNTHLVMHGSSSVPQEWIDMINQYGGKIPETYGVPVEEIQKGIKSGVRKVNIDTDNRLAITAAIREAAAKDPSNFDPRHFMKPSITYMKQVCLDRYQQFWTAGNASKIKQMSLDDYAAKYAKGELTAGTKKAVAV from the coding sequence ATGGCACTCGTACCTATGCGGCTGCTTTTAGATCACGCGGCAGAGAACGGTTATGGTATTCCTGCATTTAATGTTAACAATTTAGAGCAAATCCTGTCGATCATGCAGGCTGCTGACGAAACCGATAGCCCCGTTATCTTACAAGCTTCTCGTGGTGCCCGTAAATATGCAGGGGAAAACTTCCTCCGTCATTTAATTTTAGCCGCGGCAGAAAGCTATCCTCATATTCCCATTGCTATGCACCAAGATCATGGTAACAGCCCTGCAACCTGCTACAGTGCTATCCGCAATGGTTTTACCAGTGTTATGATGGACGGTTCCTTAGAAGCGGATGCTAAAACCCCTGCCAGTTTTGAGTACAACGTTAGCGTTACTGCTGAAGTCGTAAAAGTGGCTCACTCTGTGGGTGCTAGTGTGGAAGGTGAACTGGGTTGTTTAGGTTCCCTCGAAACTGGTAAAGGTGAAGCTGAAGATGGCCACGGTTTTGAAGGCGCGCTTTCCCATGATCAATTATTAACTGATCCCGAAGAAGCGGTAGAATTTGTTACCAAAACTCAAGTTGATGCCCTCGCAGTTGCGATCGGTACCAGTCATGGTGCTTATAAATTCACCAAAAAACCGACTGGCGATGTTTTAGCCATTAGCCGTATTCAAGAAATTCACGCGCTTCTGCCGAATACTCACCTTGTGATGCACGGTTCTTCCTCTGTTCCCCAGGAATGGATTGATATGATCAACCAATACGGTGGTAAGATTCCTGAAACCTACGGTGTACCTGTTGAAGAAATTCAGAAAGGTATTAAGAGTGGGGTTCGTAAAGTCAATATTGACACAGATAACCGTTTAGCGATCACTGCTGCTATTCGTGAAGCTGCGGCTAAAGATCCTTCTAACTTTGACCCCCGTCACTTCATGAAGCCTTCTATCACTTACATGAAGCAAGTTTGTCTTGATCGTTATCAGCAATTCTGGACTGCTGGCAATGCTAGTAAGATCAAGCAAATGTCCCTTGATGATTATGCTGCTAAGTATGCTAAAGGTGAATTAACTGCTGGAACCAAGAAAGCCGTTGCTGTCTAG